The nucleotide sequence CAAGCGACACAGCGAGATCCGCTATCACCTGCAGGGTCTGGGCAGTTTGAAAGAAGGGCAGGTGCCCGAGCACATTCAAGCCCGACTAAAGGCCGAAGAAGAACAGCTCAATATGTTCCTTCACGACTGGGCGTGAAAAAGAATTTAATATAAGCCGTCATGGCAAAAGAACAAGACGAACTCAAAGAGCGAATTTCAGAACTGGAACATGAACTGGCGGTGAAAGAGGCAGAGCTTCACCGTTACCGCCTTGAGCTTTCCAAGGCCAATGGCGCCCTGGAAAAGATGATTGCCCAGATCAGCCAGGAGCTGAAGCTGGCGCAGGTCATGCAAAAGTTTCTTTCGCCCACTGAACTTCCCAATGTCCAGGGTTTTGAGTTCAGCACCAAATTCCTTCCCGGCACTCGTTCGGGGGGTGACTACTTCGATATCTTTGAACACGAAGACAAACTCAAGTTCGGCATTCTGATTTCCAGTGCCAGCGGTTACTCGCTGTCTTCGGTGTTGTTGTCCGTGATCATTAAAATTTCTTCGCAGATCGAGGCCCGTCGCGGTTTGGAGGCCCACAAAGTGCTGGCGTTGCTGGCCAAGGAAGTTGTGCCGTCCATCCAGAATGAAGACAAAGCCAGCGTGTTCTACGGGATCGTGGATCGCCGCAATTTTGAAATGCAGTACTGCTCTGTCGGGAACATCGACGGCTTCATGCAGGTCTATGGTCAGGACAGTCTGGTGGAGCTTCTGCCGACCGGTCCAAGTCTGGGCAAGGACTTTAACACGGAGCCACAAAGCCGGGTGATCCAGCTCAATCCGCGGGATCGTCTGATTATGGCGACCGAAGGTTTGAAGCTGTCCCAAAATTCCCTGGGGGTGAACTGGGGTGGACACGGGATTTCCGAGGCGATTTCTCGGGCCCCGAAGCAGGGTGTGCATGAGCTGCGCAACGAGATTCTGCTCTCGAATGAGCGATACTCAGGTAAACAGGATCCCGTCCGGGACCAGACACTGATCGTCACCGAAGTTAAAGACAGAGTCATCAAGCTCGCCAGCCGGTAAAGCAGGGTCGTTGGACCGAATGCCGGTGGTTCCGAGA is from Bdellovibrio bacteriovorus str. Tiberius and encodes:
- a CDS encoding PP2C family protein-serine/threonine phosphatase codes for the protein MAKEQDELKERISELEHELAVKEAELHRYRLELSKANGALEKMIAQISQELKLAQVMQKFLSPTELPNVQGFEFSTKFLPGTRSGGDYFDIFEHEDKLKFGILISSASGYSLSSVLLSVIIKISSQIEARRGLEAHKVLALLAKEVVPSIQNEDKASVFYGIVDRRNFEMQYCSVGNIDGFMQVYGQDSLVELLPTGPSLGKDFNTEPQSRVIQLNPRDRLIMATEGLKLSQNSLGVNWGGHGISEAISRAPKQGVHELRNEILLSNERYSGKQDPVRDQTLIVTEVKDRVIKLASR